The Vicugna pacos chromosome 28, VicPac4, whole genome shotgun sequence genome includes the window actcctcggcctacaaactcctggtcctgcacaccccttggcctgccccatttggccctgccctctcctgtgatggccctcacctttcctgcacactccagggcctgaacactactggccctgcacactccagggcctgccttcacctgggcccacacaatccctcatctgcacacccctggcctgcactcttctgggccttccctctcctgggcctgcccccaattcggccagccctctcctggacctgtacattcttgggccttcacactccttattcggctccctcctgtgcctgcacactcctgggcatgcacaatcctgggcctgcacactcctggatctgtacactcctgggccttccctggcatgggccttctctggcctaggcttgcacactactgggcccacaCACTCATGGATTGCACAGTCATCGgcttgcacactccaggacatgcacaaccttgagcctgaacacacctgggcctgtgtactcctgattttgcacactcctgggcctgaacactgctgggcctgcacagccctaggcctgtacaaacctgggcctgcacactcctgtctctgcacactccggagtctgcacacgcctgggcctgcacactcctgggcctgtgcactcatgggcctgcaccctccttggcctgcacaatgctttgtctgcacactcctgggcctgcacactcctgggcctgcaaacttcaggacctgcacactcctgggacagcagacacctgggccttcacactcctggacctgcgcacacttgggcctgcatgaacctgggcttgtacactcctgggtctgctcccatgtatgcctgcacactcctagccctgttcccacctgtgccggcacactcctgggcctgcacacacctgtctctgcacactccagtgtcttcacactcctgggcctgcacactcgtgtgccgTCACACTTCTGGGACAAAACACTTGtgcgcctacacactcctggccctgcacactcctgagactggacactcctggtcctgtcctggcctgggcctggacactaatggccatgcacactcctgtacctgcgcaaacctgggccttcacgaACCTAggactgtacactcctgggcctgcaaagttcagtacctgctcactccttaacctgctctctcctgtgactacatacccctgggcctgcaatctcctagtcctgcacgctcctgggcctttacactacaggccctgcacactgttgggcctgcacacttctggccctgcacactcctgggcctgccctatcctgggcctgccctctcctgggcccgcacaatccctcatgtgcacactcctgggcctgcacactcctgcgccttccctctcctgggcctgcccccaattcggccggccctctcctggacctgcacactcttgggcctgcacactactgggcctgctcccacttgtgcttgcacacacctgggactgcagactcctcggcctgcttcctcctgtgcctacacactcctgggcctgccctggcctgggcctgcacactcctggaactgcaccatcctgggcctgcacactcctctgtctccacAATCCTGGGTCTGtatatcccagagcctgcatacacctgggctgtacactcctgtgccagtacactagtgtgcctgctccctccagtgtctgcacattcctgggcctgcacagtcctgggtatgcacaccctttagcctgcacactcctgggcctgttccatattgtgtctgcacactcctgggtctgcacgctcctggacctgcgcacacctgggtctgcacgaacctgggcttctaccctactgggcctgcacactcttgtacctgctcactcctgtgactgcatactcctcggcctacaaactcctggtcctgcacactccttggcctgccccatttggccctgccctctcctgtgacggccctcacaggtcctacacactcctgggcctgaacatgactggccctgcacactcttgggcctgcacacttctgccctgcacactcctgggcctgccttctcctgggcccacacaatccctcgtctgcacactcctagacctgcacgcttctgggccttccctctcctgggcctgcccccaattcggccggccctctcctggacctgttcattcctgggccttcacaatactgggcctgctcccacttgtgcctgcacacacctgggactgcaccctcctcggcctgctccctcctgtgcctgcacagtcctgcgcatgcacactcctgggccagcacaatcctggatctgtacactcctgggccttccctggcatgggccttctctggcctgggcttgcacactactggacccgcacactccttgattgcacactcatgggcctgcacactccaggacaggcacaatcttgagcctgaacacacctgggcctgtatactcctgattctgcacactcctgggcctgaacactgctgggactcacagccctgggcatgcatactcctgggcctgcacactccagggtctgtaccctcttaggcctgccctggcctgggcctgcaccctccttggcctgcacactcctctgtctgcacactcctgggcctgcacaaggttgggcctgcacacacctgggcctgtatactcctggatctgcacactcctgtgactgatccctcctgtgtctgcacactcctgggcctgcacactgctgggcctgccctctcctgggcccgcacaatccctcgagtgcacactcacggcctgcacactcatgggcctgcacacccctggatatgtacactcctgggccttccctggcatgggccttctctggccctggcttgcacactactgggcccgcacactcctggattgcacactcatgggcctgcacactccaggacatgcacaatcttcagcctgaacacacctgggcctgtatactcctgattttgcacactcctgggcctgaacactgctaggcctgcacagccctaacctgtacattcctgggcctgcacacccctgtgtctgcacactccggagtctgcacacgcccggggctgcacacttctgggcctgtacactcctaggcctacacactcctgggggtgctcactgcttggcctgcacactcctgggcctgcacattcgagggcctgtcctctccagggcctgcactctcctgggactgcacacacctgggcctgcatgctcctggacctgcgcacacctgggcctgcacgaacctgggcttctacactcctgggcctgcacactcctgtacatgctcactcctgggactgtataatcctgggcaagcacagtcttgacctacacacccctggccctgccctatcccgggccagcccccacttcggccgaccctctcatggaccagcacactcctggcgctgcacactccagggcctgctcgcatctgtccctacacactccttcgtctgcaaactcctgggcctgctccctcctgtacctacacactcctgggcctgcacattccagggcatgccctctcctgggcctgcacactccaaggactgcacacacctgggcctgctcactcctgtgaccgcatactcctcggcctacaaactccttgtcctgcacactccttggcctgccccatttggccctgccctctcctgtgatggccctcacctttcctgcactctccggggcctgaacactactggccctgcacactcctgggcctgcacacttctgtccctgcacactcctaggcctgccctctcctgggcccgcacaatgcctcgtctgcacagtcctgggcctgcacactccttggcctgcacaccagccctctgtggggcccttcctttgctgagtctgtgcatgagctccctgtgatgccagcccgcagaggtgacaggtgcagtaggtgtttgtggttctagagacatgatggctttcctaggatgccgggtccagaatgatccccactgcgccgatgggggattggggagaccctgagaagcaggtggcttgtccagggtgacagcactgctggcgggggagccgggtctgaagccagctgtgtcatcagagctgtgaccctggctgcatccaggcctccccagggctataggaggggccgtgttggtgtcactgggtggacatggcatggggtgggaagtgagccatcagcagcccagagaggcccttggggagctttgtgtaaggaggaagcttggggaaggggaccccaggaagtgacctcacttccctggcaacagagcccaacagaacttgggacccaggtcaccaggcacccgctgtgtagagaaggacacttctcaacctacttggctggtgaactcagctcagctcagacatgttttgttgcatcccaagatcccgaggtcgcggcccccggaaagcccgcagcaacggcctttgccaacagtgccgacagtgggtcgggtctcaccccaggcgcctctggccttttggccagagggaccgaaaggtaacacagggaggcccagggcaggcccgcccaggccaggccaccactcagaccccacccgggtggccccacagccccttcctgactggtggcggtggggcagtcatgttgggggggtcctgcctcaagcaagagcaggctgaggaagggtcagaggcctggggggccgatcacgtcaccaacctgggtccaagcgggctggctgggatgtggagaaccggggcagggccctgctgcccgaggtggcgcccatgccctagggtgtgtctcttgcctcccgggtgactgagatgaccaaggtcccagtctgatcaggcagcagacggtcgagtggggcagaagcaggagtggtcctggccaggcagggctctgagacctccgggccgggccggctgccggtcactgtcattgcagagccagacaccgcaggatccggggaaccaggacactcatgccagctccccaagtgaggggctggtgtgccacactgtggaaggccagcacaggctccggaagagtctgggtatgaagggctccccaccaccacggcctcctgcccagacgtcgcccaggtctctccccaggatcttgcccagggctgaggggcagctcagcacccccggctctgacctggagcaccgggcccaccacccggggattcaggtagagggccaggagccccccgaagcacagcccaaaggtgagaagggcagggccggtgcgggtgtgtaggtgagggagggcggagggctgggccacacagggaggcattcccaaagtctgctgttgggaccagaacaaagacgggcctcagaccacctgtctggaagaattcagtcacagaacaagtgcctgtgggcacttgctcggtgggagctgtctgcaaagctctgggaagatttctgtccttgaaaaggcacgtggaaagggagccacgtgggtacctttttccaggttgtgcctgagcacaaccactagacttaaagctctctccacgtccaacagttacaggtccagagcaggcaggggcaggggaagacgccagagaacaaaaacaggaccaccagggtccagcaggagaccgcgaactccctccagctgctcctgctgaacatgaagatcctgctgctccaactgcatatgaagagcctgccattcctgctgatctagctgctcctgaagagcccgccgttcctgctgatctagccgctcctgaagagcccacggctcctgaagagcatgccattcctgaagagcccgccgctcctgaagcgcctgccgttcctgctgatctagacactcctgaagagctcgccattcctgctgatctagccgctcctgaagaacctgccgttcctgctgatctagccgatcctgaagagcctgcctctcctgaagagcctgcctctcctgctgatctagccgctcctgaagagcccacggctcctgaagagcctgccattcctgaagagcccgccgctcctgaatcgcctgccgttcctgctgctctagccgatcctgaagagcctgcagctcctgaagagcctgccgctcctgctgatcttgccactcctgaagagcctgcagctcctgctgatcttgccactcctgaagagcctgcagctcctgctgatcttgccactcctgaagagcctgctgctcctgctgatcttgctgctcctgagaagcctgcagttcctgcacctgcacctgggctgcTGGGCAttggagaaccattttaggcatcatcacccactagggctgtgcccctctgcatCCTCCTACACCTtgccaaaatcccaccataaatcccctcccctacccgaagttgacttccctacccctgaatttgcttttgtcttgtttttctttagtttagtttatttgttttacatcatttatggcatcctatatttttcaattttccacctcctgtaataaaatacagattttcttcccttttaaattgtgcatttcaggaacattaagtgcattcccatgctgtccgaccatcactatcatgtagttttttgctctttacgctatttattcCTGTGAaggacatcccaccacggcctcaaacccctcctctggacactcctgggcatgcacactcctgggcctgcacactcctggatctgtacactcctgggccttccctggcatgggccttctctggccctggcttgcacactactgggcctgcacactcctggattgcacactcatgggcctgcacactccaggacatgcacaatcttgagcctgaacacacctggacctgtatactcctgatgttgcacactcctgggcctgaacactactgggcctgcacactgctcgaactgcacactcatgggtctgcacacaacaggacctgcacaatcttgggcattaacacaccttggcctgtatacacctgattctgtacactccagggcctgaaaaatgctgggcctcacagccctgggcatgcatactcctgggtctgcacactccagggtctgtaccctcctgggcctgccatggcctgggcctgcacatacc containing:
- the LOC140690077 gene encoding uncharacterized protein isoform X2 yields the protein MQAGPARPAAGRQAAAGLRLRLAAQVQVQELQASQEQQDQQEQQALQEWQDQQELQALQEWQDQQELQALQEWQDQQERQALQELQALQDRLEQQERQAIQERRALQEWQALQEPWALQERLDQQERQALQERQALQDRLDQQERQVLQERLDQQEWRALQECLDQQERQALQERRALQEWHALQEPWALQERLDQQERRALQEQLDQQEWQALHMQLEQQDLHVQQEQLEGVRGLLLDPGGPVFVLWRLPLPLPALDL
- the LOC140690077 gene encoding uncharacterized protein isoform X1 is translated as MQAGPARPAAGRQAAAGLRLRLAAAQVQVQELQASQEQQDQQEQQALQEWQDQQELQALQEWQDQQELQALQEWQDQQERQALQELQALQDRLEQQERQAIQERRALQEWQALQEPWALQERLDQQERQALQERQALQDRLDQQERQVLQERLDQQEWRALQECLDQQERQALQERRALQEWHALQEPWALQERLDQQERRALQEQLDQQEWQALHMQLEQQDLHVQQEQLEGVRGLLLDPGGPVFVLWRLPLPLPALDL